One Armatimonadota bacterium genomic window carries:
- the murF gene encoding UDP-N-acetylmuramoyl-tripeptide--D-alanyl-D-alanine ligase, whose translation MNHSLADIARRCGGQLVGDDMTLTGFATDNREIKPRNLFIAIKGERVDGHDFVPSALAAGAVAVLCERPIHGRYILVPNVVEALAKMARSFRAEFHGPVIGITGSAGKTTTKEFAASACACLGPVLKTHGNRNSEFTGPLLWPELTPETKVVVTEMGMRGFGQIAHLASFNRPTIGVVTNVGYSHVELVGSREGIATAKAEMLAALSPDGVAILFSEDEYLGNLIAVAGNRRIRTFGFGGNADCQVTSYEALNWTSAKVEGVLDGKKWSLTMPTVGRHLATNVAAALLAAVEAGAEIEAACRGIETATLPPLRMEIRDFQGATLVMDNYNSNPPAVLAALQALEEVPSEGKRVAVLGTMRELGLESEEGHRSIGRRLSKSKVDQIFVFGDETEFIEQEYLKRGGDSGRFERLSSLDELKSKLSWAGPGDTILVKGSRALEMEKAF comes from the coding sequence GTGAACCATAGCCTCGCCGACATTGCGCGGCGATGCGGCGGGCAACTGGTGGGCGACGACATGACGCTAACCGGGTTTGCCACCGACAACCGTGAGATCAAGCCGCGGAACCTTTTCATCGCGATCAAGGGCGAGCGGGTGGACGGCCACGATTTCGTGCCATCGGCGCTGGCGGCGGGAGCGGTGGCGGTGCTGTGCGAGCGACCGATCCACGGACGATATATCCTGGTGCCGAACGTGGTGGAAGCGCTGGCGAAGATGGCGCGCTCGTTTCGAGCCGAGTTCCACGGTCCCGTGATCGGGATTACGGGGAGCGCGGGAAAGACGACGACCAAGGAGTTCGCCGCATCGGCTTGCGCTTGTTTGGGGCCGGTGTTGAAAACGCATGGGAATCGCAACTCCGAGTTTACAGGTCCGCTGTTGTGGCCGGAACTGACACCGGAGACGAAGGTCGTGGTGACGGAGATGGGGATGCGCGGGTTTGGTCAGATCGCGCATTTGGCCTCGTTCAATCGGCCGACGATCGGCGTGGTTACGAACGTGGGCTACTCGCACGTGGAGTTGGTGGGATCGCGAGAGGGGATTGCGACGGCGAAAGCAGAGATGCTGGCAGCGCTCTCGCCGGACGGCGTGGCGATTCTTTTCTCCGAAGACGAATATTTGGGCAATTTGATCGCGGTGGCAGGCAACCGTCGGATTCGGACCTTTGGGTTTGGCGGAAACGCGGACTGCCAGGTGACTTCGTATGAAGCTTTGAACTGGACTTCGGCAAAGGTTGAGGGCGTGCTCGACGGCAAAAAATGGTCGCTGACGATGCCGACGGTAGGTCGGCATTTGGCAACGAACGTCGCGGCGGCGTTGCTGGCGGCGGTGGAAGCTGGGGCGGAGATCGAGGCGGCGTGCCGCGGCATTGAGACGGCGACCTTGCCGCCGTTGCGCATGGAGATTCGCGACTTTCAGGGGGCGACTTTGGTGATGGACAACTACAACTCGAACCCGCCAGCGGTCTTGGCAGCGCTCCAGGCCTTGGAAGAGGTTCCGAGCGAGGGTAAGCGGGTGGCGGTTTTAGGCACGATGCGCGAATTGGGATTGGAGAGCGAAGAGGGCCACCGTTCGATTGGGCGACGATTGTCGAAGTCGAAGGTGGATCAGATCTTCGTTTTCGGGGACGAGACGGAGTTCATCGAGCAGGAGTATTTGAAGCGTGGAGGGGATTCGGGGCGGTTCGAGCGGCTTTCATCGCTGGATGAGTTGAAGTCGAAGTTGAGTTGGGCTGGGCCGGGCGACACGATTTTGGTGAAGGGAAGTCGGGCGCTGGAAATGGAGAAGGCATTTTGA
- a CDS encoding UDP-N-acetylmuramoyl-L-alanyl-D-glutamate--2,6-diaminopimelate ligase, with the protein MRLSELCSLSGITNYVVHGDAEVRRLVMDSRKIQPGDLFVAMPSSNTDAHRFIAGALKAGAVGAVVHKSDALIECRGAAGLFLDDYENNLWRLCKTLYGNPSGAMKLVGVTGTNGKTTTAWILRDMLTALGLRSGYLGTLGLQYPGLTMELPNTTPFVVDLYNYMADARDAGVEAMAIEVSSHALAQKRVEGLEFDVAVFTNLTQDHLDFHGNLSSYERAKWRLFSDFEPPVGCFNVDDPVGARWASEFSGRALRSSLEAGSEAELRGNPIEVSLTGIELELTFGGAARTAVSRLAGGYNVSNLLSASSALLGLGFSLDQVVGAIPSATPVPGRFESIVNTRGIGVIVDYAHTPDALEKLLDAARPLTRNRIITVFGCGGDRDATKRPIMARAAAERSDLTVVTSDNPRTEDPKMILEEVAAGIPSGKESVRIEDRKEAIHFAIHRATAGDTVVIAGKGHEDYQIIGREKIHLDDRETAREALSEP; encoded by the coding sequence ATGAGGCTTAGCGAGCTTTGCTCCTTATCGGGAATCACGAACTACGTCGTCCACGGAGACGCGGAAGTTCGGCGGCTGGTGATGGATTCCCGCAAGATTCAGCCTGGCGACCTTTTCGTCGCGATGCCCTCTTCGAATACGGATGCCCATAGGTTCATCGCGGGGGCTCTGAAGGCGGGCGCGGTGGGCGCCGTCGTTCACAAATCGGATGCCCTGATCGAGTGTCGGGGGGCAGCGGGTCTGTTCTTGGACGACTACGAGAATAACTTGTGGCGGCTATGCAAGACGCTTTATGGGAACCCTTCGGGGGCGATGAAGCTGGTCGGGGTGACCGGCACCAACGGGAAGACGACGACGGCTTGGATCTTGCGAGATATGCTGACGGCGCTCGGGCTTCGTTCGGGGTATCTGGGAACGCTGGGATTGCAATATCCGGGCCTGACGATGGAACTGCCGAACACCACTCCGTTCGTGGTCGATCTCTATAACTATATGGCAGACGCGCGAGACGCAGGGGTGGAGGCGATGGCCATCGAAGTGTCGTCGCACGCGCTGGCGCAGAAGCGAGTGGAGGGGTTGGAATTCGATGTCGCGGTCTTTACCAACTTGACCCAAGACCATCTGGATTTTCACGGAAACCTTTCGTCTTACGAGCGAGCCAAGTGGCGTCTTTTCTCCGATTTTGAGCCGCCAGTTGGATGCTTTAACGTTGATGACCCGGTCGGGGCGCGATGGGCGTCGGAGTTCTCGGGCCGCGCTTTGAGATCGAGTCTTGAGGCAGGAAGCGAAGCCGAATTGCGCGGAAACCCAATCGAAGTCTCGTTAACGGGAATCGAACTCGAATTAACCTTTGGAGGAGCAGCCCGAACCGCTGTCTCGCGCCTCGCCGGAGGCTACAACGTCTCCAACCTCTTGTCGGCATCCTCGGCGTTATTGGGGCTGGGATTCTCCTTGGACCAGGTGGTCGGAGCGATCCCGTCGGCGACGCCGGTGCCGGGGCGATTCGAGTCGATTGTGAACACCCGAGGCATCGGAGTGATCGTCGATTATGCTCATACACCAGACGCATTGGAGAAGCTTTTGGATGCGGCAAGACCGTTGACGCGAAATCGGATCATCACGGTGTTTGGTTGTGGAGGCGACCGAGACGCGACCAAGCGTCCGATCATGGCGCGGGCGGCGGCCGAGCGGTCCGACCTGACAGTGGTGACGAGCGACAACCCGAGGACAGAGGATCCGAAAATGATCTTGGAAGAAGTTGCGGCGGGAATCCCATCCGGCAAGGAATCCGTCCGTATAGAGGACCGCAAAGAGGCGATTCATTTTGCAATACATCGGGCGACGGCGGGAGACACCGTTGTGATCGCCGGTAAGGGACATGAGGATTACCAAATCATTGGCAGGGAGAAGATTCATTTGGACGACCGCGAGACGGCTCGGGAGGCGCTAAGTGAACCATAG
- the rsmH gene encoding 16S rRNA (cytosine(1402)-N(4))-methyltransferase RsmH: MMGAIMMEPRTFPHEPVMVQEVLRALSLKAGDCVVDGTLGLGGHSLHFIDAIRPGGTLVGLDWDESMLAVARERIGSPSGVTVHFIHSDFREMKLALQEYSIKPNGILLDLGLNSAQIEDPTRGITFRQNGPLDMRMDRSRGEPAAALLNRLSPQAIEDALIEYGDERWARAIAKKIVERRKDQPLRFTDDLVECVLAAIPVKARDKRIHPATRTFQAIRVMTNAELDGLAEALDDAARCLQPGGCLAVLSYHSGEDRIVKNVFAKLAEEGFTPGGKKPLVPTEAEVRRNSRSRSAKLRFITKPNDKDSHHERISSNS; encoded by the coding sequence GTGATGGGCGCGATCATGATGGAACCACGAACTTTTCCTCATGAGCCGGTCATGGTCCAAGAGGTCCTGCGCGCGCTCTCGCTAAAAGCGGGGGATTGCGTGGTGGATGGAACGCTCGGGCTCGGTGGCCACTCGCTTCACTTTATCGACGCCATTCGACCAGGTGGAACGCTGGTTGGTCTGGACTGGGATGAGTCGATGCTGGCGGTCGCGCGAGAGCGAATCGGCAGTCCGTCGGGCGTGACGGTTCACTTCATCCACTCTGACTTCAGGGAGATGAAGCTGGCTCTGCAGGAGTATTCGATCAAGCCAAATGGGATTTTGCTCGATTTGGGGTTGAATTCGGCGCAGATCGAAGATCCGACCCGGGGCATCACTTTTCGGCAAAACGGACCGCTCGATATGCGAATGGATCGCAGTCGGGGCGAGCCCGCAGCGGCTTTGTTGAATCGGCTTTCGCCGCAGGCGATCGAAGATGCGCTGATCGAATACGGGGACGAGCGATGGGCCCGAGCGATTGCGAAGAAGATCGTCGAGCGGCGGAAGGATCAGCCGTTGCGCTTCACCGACGATTTGGTGGAGTGCGTGCTGGCGGCAATTCCGGTCAAGGCGCGCGATAAGAGGATTCACCCGGCGACCCGCACATTTCAGGCGATCCGGGTCATGACGAACGCCGAACTGGACGGGCTGGCGGAGGCTCTGGACGATGCCGCGCGATGCCTGCAGCCAGGTGGCTGTCTCGCGGTGCTGAGTTACCACAGCGGCGAGGATCGAATCGTCAAGAACGTTTTCGCGAAGCTCGCGGAAGAAGGATTTACGCCCGGCGGCAAGAAGCCGCTGGTGCCGACCGAAGCTGAAGTCAGGCGCAACTCGCGCAGCCGCTCGGCCAAGCTCCGGTTCATTACAAAACCCAACGACAAGGATAGTCATCATGAACGCATCAGTAGCAATTCGTAG
- a CDS encoding methionine synthase, which translates to MESRLLDVLSERVLIYDGATGTQFQAAGLSADDFVLDPSKFDGQLKATAQRLNGLSLDGCNELLVATRPDIVEAVHSAYFEAGSDLAETNTFGTTSVVLGEYDVPELVYDLSVLGAQIARRAADKYSTPDKPRFVVGGLGPGTKLVSLGQVTWDDLEKTYCEAYTGLIVGGSDALLVETTQDLLMVKSAIVAANRAMAETGKRLPLFVQVTMEQTGTMLLGSEIGAALNMVESFPSVTAFGMNCATGPVEMAQHVRFLGQNSTRPIAVQPNAGLPIMEKGQAVYKLTPEELVHHHTNFIEQHGVAMVGGCCGTTPAHIKAVSEALSGHKHTAPAHWIKKRILYSGFNFENDSPEKMEGKALVGCSSLYQFQPYKQDNSILIVGEKTNANGSKAFREMLAAENWEGLTELARDLEAEGSHVLDVCTAYVGRNEARDMEILLGYYNRHITVPIMVDSTEVPVIEAALKKLGGKPIVNSINFEDGEERTQKVLALCRKYGAGIVALTIDEDGMAKSAEKKLEIARRLIDRTRAVGVADQDVFIDCLTFTLGSGDEEFRASAIATIDAIAGLKQEFPLVNTILGVSNVSFGLRPAARQILNSVFLHFAEEAGLTSAIVHFSKIVPESKIDPEVWKITSDLVYDRREFATV; encoded by the coding sequence ATGGAATCGCGCTTGCTAGACGTTCTTTCGGAACGCGTCCTCATCTACGACGGAGCCACCGGAACTCAGTTCCAGGCCGCTGGTCTAAGCGCCGACGACTTCGTCCTGGACCCCAGCAAGTTCGATGGACAGCTTAAGGCAACCGCCCAACGCCTGAACGGCCTTTCCCTCGATGGCTGCAACGAACTCCTTGTCGCGACCCGACCCGACATCGTCGAAGCCGTCCACTCCGCCTACTTCGAAGCCGGCTCCGACCTCGCCGAAACCAACACTTTCGGCACCACCTCAGTCGTCCTCGGCGAATATGATGTTCCCGAACTCGTCTACGACCTCTCCGTCCTCGGCGCGCAGATCGCTCGCCGCGCCGCCGATAAGTACTCGACTCCCGACAAGCCTCGTTTTGTCGTCGGTGGTCTCGGTCCTGGAACCAAGCTCGTCAGCCTCGGCCAAGTTACGTGGGACGATCTCGAGAAGACTTACTGCGAAGCCTACACTGGCCTCATCGTTGGTGGCTCCGACGCCCTTCTTGTCGAGACCACGCAAGACCTCCTCATGGTTAAGTCCGCCATCGTCGCCGCCAACCGCGCCATGGCCGAGACCGGCAAACGACTTCCCCTCTTCGTCCAGGTCACGATGGAGCAAACCGGAACCATGCTCCTCGGTTCCGAAATCGGTGCTGCCCTCAATATGGTCGAATCCTTCCCCAGCGTGACCGCCTTCGGTATGAACTGCGCAACCGGCCCGGTCGAGATGGCCCAGCACGTTCGTTTTTTGGGGCAAAACTCCACCCGCCCCATCGCCGTCCAACCCAACGCCGGCCTCCCCATCATGGAGAAAGGCCAAGCCGTCTACAAACTCACTCCCGAAGAGTTGGTCCACCACCATACGAATTTCATCGAGCAGCATGGCGTCGCGATGGTCGGCGGCTGCTGCGGCACCACGCCCGCCCATATCAAGGCGGTTTCGGAAGCCCTGAGCGGACACAAACACACCGCTCCGGCTCACTGGATCAAAAAGCGCATCTTATATAGTGGATTCAATTTCGAGAACGATTCGCCCGAAAAGATGGAGGGGAAGGCGCTCGTCGGTTGCTCCAGCCTTTACCAATTCCAGCCGTACAAGCAGGACAACTCCATCCTGATCGTGGGCGAAAAGACCAACGCCAACGGTAGCAAAGCCTTCCGCGAAATGCTCGCCGCCGAGAACTGGGAAGGTCTCACCGAACTCGCCCGCGACCTCGAAGCCGAAGGCTCCCACGTCCTCGACGTCTGCACGGCCTACGTCGGACGTAACGAGGCTCGCGACATGGAGATTTTGCTCGGCTATTACAACCGCCACATTACGGTCCCGATCATGGTCGACTCGACCGAGGTCCCGGTCATCGAAGCCGCCCTCAAAAAGCTGGGCGGAAAGCCGATCGTCAACTCTATCAACTTTGAAGACGGCGAAGAGCGAACCCAGAAAGTCTTGGCCCTTTGCCGCAAGTACGGCGCTGGAATTGTGGCCCTCACCATCGACGAAGACGGCATGGCCAAGTCTGCCGAAAAGAAGCTGGAGATCGCCCGTCGACTCATTGACCGAACCCGCGCGGTCGGAGTCGCCGACCAGGACGTCTTCATCGACTGCCTCACCTTCACCCTGGGTAGCGGCGACGAAGAGTTCCGCGCGAGCGCCATCGCGACGATCGACGCCATCGCGGGCCTGAAGCAAGAGTTCCCGCTGGTCAATACCATCCTTGGCGTCAGTAACGTGAGCTTTGGCCTCCGACCCGCCGCACGGCAGATTTTGAACAGCGTTTTCCTTCACTTTGCTGAAGAAGCTGGCCTCACGTCGGCCATCGTTCACTTCAGCAAGATCGTGCCGGAAAGCAAAATCGACCCCGAAGTCTGGAAGATCACGAGCGATCTGGTGTACGACCGACGCGAGTTCGCAACTGTATAG
- a CDS encoding LacI family DNA-binding transcriptional regulator, translating to MQRKRFTIGDVARLAGVGKVTVSYVLNGRGEENRISKETQERIFAAARELEYRPSAVARSLVSKRANAISIVFQYANYFRAGSSFVNELMRGVCEECVDADINLILHTRSFDSVAEEADALMDGRTDGALILRDFDDPLLEVLHQRQFPIVTFFSHPNEPSIPFVDADNVEGGITATQHMIELGHRHIGMVTGSPGSVASNDRCSGYQQALRQFEVEVNPSMIISSHAPGDFEENFATWFKTNNPTALVCWSDDIAFACIKILTKLGASVPDDVSVIGFDSSEECNRTTPPLTSMRQPIFDIARSAARTLIAATRLEPADVNTTFPLTLDVRGSTKQHQHNSSSMKRTS from the coding sequence ATGCAGCGCAAGCGATTCACGATCGGAGACGTAGCCCGTCTTGCCGGAGTAGGCAAGGTGACGGTCAGTTATGTTCTAAACGGTCGTGGCGAAGAGAACCGAATCAGCAAAGAGACGCAGGAGCGGATCTTTGCCGCCGCCCGTGAGCTCGAATATCGCCCTAGCGCCGTTGCCCGAAGCCTGGTTAGCAAGCGCGCAAACGCCATTTCCATCGTCTTCCAGTATGCCAACTACTTCCGCGCCGGCTCGTCGTTTGTCAACGAGCTGATGCGAGGCGTCTGCGAAGAATGCGTCGACGCCGATATCAATCTAATTCTTCACACCCGCAGTTTCGACTCGGTTGCCGAAGAAGCCGACGCGCTCATGGACGGGCGAACGGACGGCGCACTGATCCTGCGTGACTTCGATGACCCGCTCCTAGAAGTTCTGCACCAACGCCAGTTCCCTATCGTCACGTTTTTCTCGCACCCAAACGAGCCATCCATCCCCTTTGTCGATGCCGACAACGTCGAGGGAGGCATCACCGCCACGCAGCACATGATCGAACTTGGCCACCGGCACATCGGCATGGTTACCGGCTCGCCCGGTTCGGTTGCTTCCAATGACCGATGTTCGGGATACCAGCAGGCACTTCGCCAGTTCGAGGTCGAAGTGAATCCTTCGATGATTATTTCGTCTCACGCACCGGGTGATTTCGAAGAGAACTTCGCCACCTGGTTCAAGACCAACAATCCGACCGCCCTCGTGTGCTGGTCAGACGACATCGCCTTCGCCTGCATCAAGATTCTCACCAAGCTCGGGGCATCGGTCCCAGACGACGTCTCCGTTATTGGATTCGATAGCTCCGAAGAGTGCAACCGTACCACCCCGCCACTCACCAGTATGCGGCAGCCCATCTTCGATATCGCCCGATCCGCCGCCCGCACGCTCATCGCCGCCACCCGGCTCGAACCTGCGGACGTCAACACCACTTTCCCGCTCACGCTCGACGTGAGGGGCTCGACCAAGCAACACCAACACAATTCATCTTCAATGAAGAGGACATCATGA